GGGAAAGGGCAAGGCACAGCGCGGCATAGCCGGCCGCCCCGCGCACCAAATCGTCAACGGCGATGCTCTCATTCACCGTGTGCACCAGCGTCTCCTCTCCCGGGCCGTAGCCGATGGTGGGGATGCCCGCCTGCACCAGGTGGCCGCCGTCGGTGGAGAAGCGCCAGAGCCCTACCTTCGGTTCTTCTCCCGTGAGGCGCGCCAGGGCTGATCGAGCGGCGCGGAGTTCGGGTGCATCCGCTGGCAGAATGAAAGCAGGGAACGCGTTGAGCACCACCTTCTCCCAACCGGTGTACGTGGCTGTGAGGTGCCTCTCGATCTCCACCTTACCCGAGCACCCGTCGGTGGCTGATTGGTCCAGCAGGCTCTGGAACCGGGCCACAATGTCTTCCGGCTTCTCCCCAGGCAGGGTACGGTAGTCCAGCCGGAGCACTAGACGCCCCGGGATGACGTTGCTGCTGGTCTGGTCGCCGCTGCAAAGCGTGGGCGCCACGCTTGCCCCCCCTAGGTCCGGGTCAGTGGGCAGCTCCAGCTGGCGGAGCCGCTGGACGAAGCCGGCCAAGGTGTAGTGCGGGTTGGCGCCGCGCTCCGGGGCGCTAGCGTGCACCGAGCGGCCCTGCACGGTGACTACTAGCTCCAACCGTCCCCGGTGGCCTCGGCGCAGCTCCAGGCCGCTCGCTTCGCCCACTATGGCGCAGTCGGCATTGGCTCCGCCTTGAAGCAGGAACTGCGTCCCCAACCCGCCCGTCTCTTCCTGCACCACAGCCGTCACCACGACATCGCCCTCAGGCTGCAAGCCCGCCCGGCCCAGGAGGGCCACGCAGTAGACCTGGGCAGCAAGGGGCCCCTTCATGTCGGCCGCCCCGCGCCCATGTAGGCGGCCATCCACCAGCTCGGCGGCGTAGGGCGGATGGGCCCAGGCAGAGAGTGGCCCTGGATCCACGGTGTCCATGTGCCCATTGAGCAGTACCGTTCGACCTCCGCCCGATCCCCGCAGCCGGCCGATGACGTTTCCGGCCTCGTCGCGCCGGACTTCGTCGTATCCTAGGGCCCGCATCTCCGTCTCCACCAGGCCTGCTACTTCCTCCTCTTGCCCGGAGAGGCTCGGAGTCTGCACTAGACGTCGGGCGAACGACACCAGACCATCGGCCTCGACCTCGGCCGCCCTCAGCAGTCTGTCCATCGCACCTCCCTTACACGAGCCCATTCTAGGCAAGGGTCTCGGCCTCGCCAACCGTGCCCTCGGAGTTCGGGGGCCGCTGTTGGGGCACTCTGTACGCCCAGGACTGAGCGTGGCCGCGCCGCGACGATCAGCCGGCGCTTTGCCTGCCTGTGACCCCTCTCCTATAATGCGTGCGGCGTTCGGCGGCCGCTCGGCCGCAGCGCCCCAGCCACCAGCGCGGCTGTTGCCGCTTCACTCTGACATTCGGTGCATACCCCAAGGAGGTCTTGGAGAACGATGGCTGATAAGAAGTGGGTGTATCTCTTTGAGGAAGGTAACGCTTCCATGCGCAACCTCCTCGGCGGAAAGGGCGCAGGTCTGGCCGAGATGGCCAGCATCGGGCTCCCGGTTCCTCCCGGCTTTACCATCACCACTGAAGCCTGCAACGCTTACACAGAACTGGGCGGCGAGTTCCCAGAGGGGATGTGGGAGCAAGTCCTGGAAGGCCTGAGGACGATCGAAGAGAAGACGGGCAAGCGGTTTGGGGACCCGAGCAACCCTCTCCTGGTCTCGGTGCGCAGTGGCGCCCGGGTTTCCATGCCGGGGATGATGGATACGGTCCTGAACCTGGGCCTGAATGACGAGACCCTCAAGGGCATCGCCCAGGCCACCGGTAACGAGCGCTTCGCTTATGACGCTTACCGACGTCTGATCCAAATGTTCTCCCGCATCGTGCGCCGTTTGGACCCTGAGCCCTTCGAAGAGATCCTGACGGAGTACAAGGAGAAGACCGAGGGCAAGCTCGACACCGATCTCACCACCGACATGTTGAAGGAGATCGTTCAGCGCTTCAAGAACCATTACAAAGAACAGCTCGGCGAGGACTTTCCCACCGATCCCTACGAGCAACTGCGTCAGGCCATCGCCGCCGTCTTCGAATCGTGGATGGGTCGGCGTGCGGTGGACTACCGCAACTTCCACAAGCTGCCCCATAACTGGGGAACCGCCGTGAATGTGCAGACTATGGTCTTCGGCAATATGGGCGAGGATTCTGGTACCGGAGTCGCGTTCACCCGGGACCCGGCGACTGGCGCCAGGCAGCTGTACGGCGAGTATCTGCAGAACGCCCAGGGCGAGGACGTGGTGGCGGGCATCCGCACGCCGAAGAAGATTTCCCAGCTGGCGCAGGACATGCCAGCCATCTACGACCAGTTCGCCGAGATAGCCGAGAGGATCGAGAAGCACTACCGCGACATGCAGGACATGGAGTTCACCATCGAGCGCGGTACGCTCTACATGCTCCAGACCCGTACGGGCAAGCGCACCGCCGCGGCGGCGGTCAAGATCGCGGTGGACATGGTGCACGAGGGCCTCATCAGCAAGGAAGAGGCCATTCTGCGGGTGGAGCCGGAACAGGTCAACCAGCTGCTCCTGCCCAGCTTCGATATGGTGGCCAAGGAGGCCGCCGCCGCCGAGAACAGGCTTCTCGCTCGCGGCCTCAACGCCTCGCCGGGCGCCGCTGTCGGCGCGGTGGCCCTGGACGCCGACACCGCCGAGGAGTGGGGGCTATCGGGTAGACCCACCATTCTGGTTCGCCCTGAGACTTCCCCCGACGACGTGCACGGCATGCTGCGCTCGAAGGGCATCCTCACTCAGCACGGCGGAGCCACCAGCCATGCGGCAGTGGTAGCCCGGGGGCTGGGCCTGCCCTGCGTGGCCGGCTGCGAAGCCATCCGCATCAACATGAGCGATCGCTCCTTCACTGCCAATGGACAGGTGATCCGTGAAGGCGAGGTCATCTCCATAGATGGCACCTCCGGAGAGGTCTTCAAGGGCGAGATCGCCATGATCGAGACCAAGTACGAGGACCAGCACCAGCTGGTGGAGTTGCTCAGCTGGGCTGACGAGCTCAGGCGCCTGGGCGTCCGCGCCAATGCAGACTACCCCCGGGACGCCACCCGCGCCCGCGAGTTCGGCGCCGAGGGCATCGGCCTCTGCCGCACCGAGCACATGTTCTTCGAGGAAGAGCGCCTGCCCATCGTGCAGAAGATGATACTCGCCGAGGCCGACGATGAGCGGCAGCAATACCTGGACCAATTGCTGCCCTTCCAGCGAGGCGATTTCGAGGGCATCTTCCGGGCCATGGACGGTCTACCGGTCATCATCCGGCTCATTGACCCGCCCCTGCATGAGTTCCTGCCGTCGTACGAAGACCTGCTGGTCGAGGTCACCCGCATGGAGTGTGAGGGTGCCGACGTGGCGGCCATCCGCGAGAAGCGCGAGCTCCTCAGCGCCGTGGCTGCCATGCGCGAGGCCAACCCCATGCTGGGCCTGCGTGGCTGCCGCCTGGGCCTGGTCGTCCCGGGCATTATCGAGATGCAAACCCGGGCCGTTTTGGAAGCGGCCGCGAACGTCACCAAGGAAGGCGTCGAGGCTCACGTCGAGATCATGATACCGCTGATCAGCCACGTGAATGAGCTCAGCGAGACCCGCTCCCGGCTAGAGAAGGTGGCCAAGCAGGTGACCGAGGAGCAGGGCGCCGAGGTGGACTACATGTTCGGCACCATGATCGAGATACCGCGGGCCTGCCTCACGGCCGATCAGATCGCCGAGTACGCCGAGTTCTTCTCCTTCGGCACTAACGACCTAACCCAGACCACTTTCGGCATCAGCCGCGACGACGCCGAAGGCAAGTTCCTCCTCCAGTACGTCGAAGACAAGATCCTGCCCGAGAACCCCTTCCAGGTCCTGGACCGGGAGGGCGTGGGGCAGCTGGTCAGGATGGGTACCGAGCGAGGGCGTCAGACCCGGCCCGATCTGGAAGTGGGCATCTGCGGCGAGCACGGTGGCGACCCTTCGTCCATCGAGTTCTGCCACCAGGTGGGTCTGGACTACGTGTCCTGCTCTCCCTTCCGGGTGCCCATCGCCCGCCTGGCGGCCGCTCAGGCCTCGGTCAGGGAGACGGTCAAGGCCTTCAAGGACGTCTGATCTCGCCGCGCCACCGCAAGGTTCGCCACGGCATGGACTTACGGGGCCCGCTAACCAGCGGGCCCTCGTGCTTCCTATATTTGGTACAGGAGCAGCGACTGTGGACCTGATCGTGCACCAGACGTGGATGCAGTTCCTGCGCGAGGGCGAGTGGGCCCTTCGGCTTTTCTTCGCTCTGCTGCTGGGCGGCGCCATCGGTCTCGAGCGCGAGCGCAAGGACCTTCCGGCCGGCCTGCGCACGTTCATGCTCGTCTCGCTGGGCTCCTGCCTCTTCACCATCCTGAGCTTCGCCGCCTTCCCCGGCTCGGAGACGTCCCGGGTGGCAGCCCAGGTGGTCGTCGGCATCAGCTTCATTGGCGCCGGCACGGTGCTCAGGATTGGCGGGGAGGCATCGCGAGAGGTAAAAGGACTGACCACCGCCGCCGGGCTCTGGGCGACAGCGGCCATCGGAATGGCAGTGGCGGTGGGCTACTACTGGCTGGCGGTGGCGGCCACCATCTTGGCTTACACTACACTGGCGCTGCTCAAGCGCCTGGAGCAGCGGCTCCTGTGACCTGTTGTCGTCGCCCCCTAGTCTCCTAGGGAGGGGCGAATCGCTGACTGCTCGTGAGGAGACCGCGAGGCCTCCAGTCTAGCTGGCTGTGTGCCAGCGCTCCTAGCCAGGACCACCATACCTACTTCCACCTGGGTTCATCGGATGCAGCGGCTTCTTCGGACAGGCCTCTGCCACGCCTAAGTCGCCTTCCCACAACTCGCATGGGTCGCCGGGACCGCTCTCCGGTGCTACAATCCGGCCATCGGCCCGCCACCCAGAGGAGGCCGCAGATGGCGCAGACTTCGGTGGAATCCGCAGCTTCGTCCGCAACACCCGATCCAGCGGTGGCCCGCAGCCTCTCCATCCTGGACCGTCTCTTCGCCGCCTGCCAGCCGCGCGACTTCGCTCTTCGGCTCTGGACTGGAGAGGTCAGCCCACCCGATCAGGGCATAGAGCCCCGCTTCACCATCGTGATCAATCGCGAGGGAGCCCTGCGGCGCATGTTCTGGCCCCCTGACGACCTGGCCCTGGGGGAAGCCTTCATAGACGGCGAATTCGACATCGAGGGGGACATCATCGCCGCCATCGGGCTGGGCGACATGCTGCTCCAACCGGAGCGCAGCCTCACCGACTGGCTATCCCTGGCCCGCGACGTGCTGGCACTGCCAGGCCAGCCGCCCGCCGCCATCCCCGGTCGGCAACGGGCCCGGATGCGCGGCCGCGTGCATTCCCAGGAGCGCGATCGCGCCGCCATCCAGTACCACTACGACGTGGGTAACGACTTCTACTCCCTCTGGTTGGACTCCCGCCTGGTCTACTCGTGCGGCTACTTCCGCACCGGGGCCGAGTCCATCGACGAGGCCCAGGAAGCCAAGCTCGACATCATCTGCCGGAAGCTCGGCCTCCGCCCCGGCGAGAGGCTCCTCGACATCGGTTGCGGCTGGGGCGGCCTGGTCACCTACGCTGCGGAGAAGTACGGAGTGCAGGCCCTGGGCATCACCCTTAGCCAGCGCCAGTACGAGCTCGGCAACGAACGCATCCGTGCCGCCGGTCTGGCAGACCGTGCCTGGGTCGAATTGCGGGACTATCGCGACGTGACCGAGGGGCCCTTCGACAAGATCGCGAGCGTCGGCATGTTCGAGCATGTCGGCCGTGCCCGGCTGCGCCAGTACTTCGAGAACGCCTACCGCCTACTTAAGCCTCAGGGCCTTCTCCTCAATCACGGGATCGCCACCCAGGGCAAGCCCGGGAAAGCGTCCTTGCCCTCCCGCCTGCTCCGGCGCAAGACCTTCTCCGAGCGGTACATCTTCCCCGATGGCGAACTCGTGCACATCAACGAGGCACTGGCTTTCGCCGAGGAGGCCGGCTTCGAGGTGCGGGACGTGGAGAGCTGGCGCGAGCACTACGCCCTCACCCTGCGCCACTGGCTGTCCAGGCTGGAGGCCCAGGCCGAGGCAGCCTGCCGCATAGCCGGCGAGCGCACCTACCGCACCTGGCGGCTCTTCCTGGCCGGCTCGGCCCACGGCTTCGACCGCGCCACCACCAACGTGTACCAGACCCTCCTGGTGAAACCGGCCGCGGACGGCACCAGCGCCATGCCCCGGACTCGGGAGGCCTGGTACCGGTAGCTGCGGCGCGCGCCAGGGCCGGCCACACCCCTGTGCTCCAGGCACTTCCGGAGGACGAAAAGGCGGCCTGCGGCGGTTGGCGTAGCGAGGTCCGGACGCTCCCCGGCCTTACGCCTCGTCTGATGCCTCGGCCTGGCCGACGGCGGGTCCTGGCGCCTCCGCGGCCGGCTCCGACTGCTCCTCCGTCTCGGCTGCCTCTTCCTGCTCCGGAGCCTCAATCGGCTCTTCTGGGCGCTCTCGGTAAGCACGTATCTCGTACACGCGCGCGGAGGGAGCTCCATTGGTGGCCGTCACGGTGAGGCGAAGCCTGGACGCATACACCGGAGGGAACTCGTGCCGACGCAGGCGATGGTGGTTGTTCGTCTCTCGCACGATGACCTCCCACTCCCCCTTGTCGTTCAGGTAGGAGATGGTGTAGTCCCGCACGCATTCGGGCACAGGCCCGAAAGACACTAGCTTGTCCAGATCGGTATCGAAGGTGAGATACACCGTATCCACCTCCAGCCGGCCGGGCAGCTCGAGCTCTACGCTCTGGGGAAGACGGGCGCTCGGATCGCTGATCCACAGCTCCGGCCCTCGCTCCGGCCGGGTCCCGCCACTAACCACATTGCTCCCTCGATAGGGATAGGACTTGGGGATGAGGCGGAACGTGTGACAGCCCTGGCGCGGCAACCACAGCTTGCGGAACTCCATGCGCTCCGCCCGCAGGGCCCCTGGAATGGACTCGTCCGCCAGCCCCCACGTCACTCGGCGGGATTCGTCGAGCTTGATCCAGTAGACGCCGCCCGGCTCCACCGTAGCCTCGAAGGGGAAGGTAACCCATACCCGTCGCTTGGGCGGAAGGGTAGCCACGGCCACGGCGATGGGATCGGTGGAGGAGAAGTCGGTCAGGTGCTCAGCCCGGTACAGGCTAGCCCGAATCTCTACGTCCTCCTTGGCGTCAGACTCCAGCCATACCGAGACCCGTTCCAGATAGGGCTCGGAGACAGTGAACATCTGGGCCCGATCCGAATCGAGCGTCAGCATACGGTCGAAATGGGTCATCTCCAGGGGCCCGTAGTGCGAGGTCTCGGTCACGGTTGCTCCCCGCAACAGATCGCCCTCGTCTCGGTTGCGTACCCCCGGGATGTAGCAGCCGTCTTTGAGCAGTATCTGCTGCAGCTCCTGGATGTGGGTGGTGGCGATGTCTCGGGGGAAACACTCGTACTGGGCGCAGAGCCAGGCGGCTGTCCCCACCGCTTGCCCCTCTACGGCGCAGGTGCCCATCACCCGGGCGGAGGCGAAGGCCAAGTGAGTGGCGCTGATGTTGCGCCCTGCCAGGAAGAGGTTGGGCACGTCCTTAGAATACAGGCAGCGCAAGGGGATGGCATAGGGCCCAGGTGGGTAGATCTGGATGCAGGCCATCTCCCGCGCCTTGAGCCCATCCGCCGGGTGGGTGTCCATGGGCCAGCCGCCGTACGCCACCGCGTCGGGGAACTGAGGCCGCTCCTCGATGTCCATCTGGCTCAGCACGTAATCGCCCAGGAAGCGGCGAGACTCGCGCTTCCCCACGACGCTTCCCACCCAGTCAAGCTCCAAGTTGTCTGCCTTGTGGGAGCCGTGGTTCTTGATGTGGTCCCAGATGCCGTACACCATCTTGAGCAGCTCGTCGCGAATGAGCTCATTGTCGCCGATGGTATCCTGCTTGCCGCCCCACTCGATCCACCAGTAGCCGGCGGCGATGTGGCTGTGCTCCCGATAGGGGATGTCTTCCTCCTTCGGGTAATCGTGAGCCCAGGGAGGCGGAGTAAACTTCACCGGATGCCCCACGTCACGGGCACTGAACATGAGGCTGCTCCCCAGCACCTCCTCGTCACTCCGCAAAGGTGCCAGCGATTCGCGCCTGTCGCGCGGCTGATCCATCTTGCCCTCTCGGCCGTAGCGGAATTCCGCGCCCGCCTGGGCCGCGATGGACCCGTCCCCGCTGGCGTCCACGAAGGTGTGGGCGTGGAGCAAGTACTCCCGCTCGGTGCTAGTCTGCAGACAGCGAACGGAGCGAATGGTGCTCGCATCCGGGTCCATCACCGGCTCTACGGCCCGGGTGTTCAGGAAGAGTACCAGGTTGGGCTCGCGCGTCACCCACTCGGCCAGGAGCCAGTCCCAGTTAGGGCGCGGCTCGCCGTTGACCGGGTACGGGGTGGAGGAGCGAAAGCGGTCCTCGATGAGCAACTCGTCTACGATTCCCGTTTCTCGAGCAAAGGGGTTGCGCCCTCCCGCCGAGGCCCCGGTAACGCTCACCCGGACTTCATTGGAGGAATTGCCCCCCAGAACTGGGCGGTCTTGGATCAGGGCGGTGTAGGCTCCGTGGCGGGCTGCTGCCACGGCGGCACACACCCCCGCCAGGCCCCCACCGATGACGATGACGTCGAATGTCTCTTCCACCACTTCTCTCGGCATTCCCACTTCCTTCACGTGACCAAAGACTCAGGCGACAGGCGAGAGAACACACAGGCAACCGGGATGCAACCGCTGAGCGATACGGACGCGCAGAACGCTCACAGGCACCCGTCGCCTTCGAGCTGATCGCTGTGGCTGCCAGCGGGCCAACGCCTCATCCTCTTCGGGCCGCCCCAGTCTTCCACAAGCGCCGTCTCGCTGGCACAGTCCGCCTGCTGCCGGCCGCATGTGCCCGCGGAGCGGTGCCCTGACCATCCAGCGCTCACCTTCGTTCGCCGACTAGGTCCTGCACGACGGCCCAGCTGTCGCTGCTCAGGCCAGCCAACTGCGCCACTCTCTTGGCCCAGCTCAAGTTTCCCACCCCTGTATTGCAGTGGGCATCGCTTCCCAGAGTGAAGCGGGCCCCGCCCTCCGCCACCGCGGCGACTACCCGCGCGTACAGCTCGGCCACCTGCATGGGGTGGAACTGCGGCCACCACCACCAGAACCCGTTATTGATCTCGAAGGCCGTCCCGTGCTCCGCCAAGTTCGCGCCCAACTCCCGCAGGGCAGTCTCCGGTAGGTCCTCTAGCGTGATATCCAGCCCGAAGCAACCCAGGGCGAAAGGGTGCGCCAGCCCGTCCACCAGCTCGTTCCCGGCCAGGCGCTCGTACAAGCGCAAGACGCTCGCCAGCTGACGGGCTCGTCCTGGCAATACCGAGGTCGCCACGCCGGCGGTGATGGAGCCGACGTCAACCAGGGACAGTTCCACCCCCTCGAGGTCCTGGGGAGAAGCGGAGAGCGTACCCTCCACGTCGGTGGCGGTCGCCTCCACGGCCATTACTACCGTCAGGCCGGCCCAGGAGCGCACCTGCCGCATCTCTTCCAGCCGCTGGCGCAGCCTGCCCCGATCGCCGAAGCGAGGGTGACTCTCAGGGAAGAGATGGTCGGCAATGGCCACCGCGTCGAGGCCGGCCGCCTCGGCGGCGCGCACGTTGTCTTCCAAGCTGCCGCGCCCATCGGAGTAGCCGGTGTGAGTGTGCAGATCGGAGTTGTCGGCGCGGATCAATGCAGCGCCACCTCCATCACGGTATGTGAGTGGGCAGGGAAGACGTACACGCCCTGCCCCAGACTTGCCTGCACTTCGCGGGCCGACACGACCTCGGGGCACTCGAACGTGTTGACGGCGTGGACGTCCGGCCCGTTCAATTCCCACGCTCGAACGTCACCAAGGGCGGCACCCTTTACCTGCACCGGTTCCTCGATGTCCTCGGTCTGGTGCCTGTTCACCACGCTGAGATACAGCTTACGGCCGTCCTCGCTGAGGCTCGCGGCCACATCGAGGTAGGGGCAGGCTACCGCGCCTGCCCGTTCCTCGGGAACACAGTCGCCCTCTGCCTCCACCTGCACGGCCAGGGGGCCCGAATGGTGTCGCAGCAGAACCAGTGGGTAGTAGATGCTCTGGAGCAGAATGCTCTCCGGCGTGGTGAGGATGGGAGCGATAACGTTCACCATCTGGGCCAGGTTGGCCATAGTCACCGTACGGCACTCCCGCTGGAAGAGGTGCACAAAGGTAGCCACACAGAGAGCGTCGGAGAGGTCGTACACCTCGCGGAGCTTGTCGGCCGCGGCG
The nucleotide sequence above comes from Anaerolineae bacterium. Encoded proteins:
- a CDS encoding M20/M25/M40 family metallo-hydrolase; translation: MDRLLRAAEVEADGLVSFARRLVQTPSLSGQEEEVAGLVETEMRALGYDEVRRDEAGNVIGRLRGSGGGRTVLLNGHMDTVDPGPLSAWAHPPYAAELVDGRLHGRGAADMKGPLAAQVYCVALLGRAGLQPEGDVVVTAVVQEETGGLGTQFLLQGGANADCAIVGEASGLELRRGHRGRLELVVTVQGRSVHASAPERGANPHYTLAGFVQRLRQLELPTDPDLGGASVAPTLCSGDQTSSNVIPGRLVLRLDYRTLPGEKPEDIVARFQSLLDQSATDGCSGKVEIERHLTATYTGWEKVVLNAFPAFILPADAPELRAARSALARLTGEEPKVGLWRFSTDGGHLVQAGIPTIGYGPGEETLVHTVNESIAVDDLVRGAAGYAALCLALSQPETAW
- a CDS encoding pyruvate, phosphate dikinase, with protein sequence MADKKWVYLFEEGNASMRNLLGGKGAGLAEMASIGLPVPPGFTITTEACNAYTELGGEFPEGMWEQVLEGLRTIEEKTGKRFGDPSNPLLVSVRSGARVSMPGMMDTVLNLGLNDETLKGIAQATGNERFAYDAYRRLIQMFSRIVRRLDPEPFEEILTEYKEKTEGKLDTDLTTDMLKEIVQRFKNHYKEQLGEDFPTDPYEQLRQAIAAVFESWMGRRAVDYRNFHKLPHNWGTAVNVQTMVFGNMGEDSGTGVAFTRDPATGARQLYGEYLQNAQGEDVVAGIRTPKKISQLAQDMPAIYDQFAEIAERIEKHYRDMQDMEFTIERGTLYMLQTRTGKRTAAAAVKIAVDMVHEGLISKEEAILRVEPEQVNQLLLPSFDMVAKEAAAAENRLLARGLNASPGAAVGAVALDADTAEEWGLSGRPTILVRPETSPDDVHGMLRSKGILTQHGGATSHAAVVARGLGLPCVAGCEAIRINMSDRSFTANGQVIREGEVISIDGTSGEVFKGEIAMIETKYEDQHQLVELLSWADELRRLGVRANADYPRDATRAREFGAEGIGLCRTEHMFFEEERLPIVQKMILAEADDERQQYLDQLLPFQRGDFEGIFRAMDGLPVIIRLIDPPLHEFLPSYEDLLVEVTRMECEGADVAAIREKRELLSAVAAMREANPMLGLRGCRLGLVVPGIIEMQTRAVLEAAANVTKEGVEAHVEIMIPLISHVNELSETRSRLEKVAKQVTEEQGAEVDYMFGTMIEIPRACLTADQIAEYAEFFSFGTNDLTQTTFGISRDDAEGKFLLQYVEDKILPENPFQVLDREGVGQLVRMGTERGRQTRPDLEVGICGEHGGDPSSIEFCHQVGLDYVSCSPFRVPIARLAAAQASVRETVKAFKDV
- a CDS encoding MgtC/SapB family protein, which gives rise to MQFLREGEWALRLFFALLLGGAIGLERERKDLPAGLRTFMLVSLGSCLFTILSFAAFPGSETSRVAAQVVVGISFIGAGTVLRIGGEASREVKGLTTAAGLWATAAIGMAVAVGYYWLAVAATILAYTTLALLKRLEQRLL
- a CDS encoding class I SAM-dependent methyltransferase, with the protein product MAQTSVESAASSATPDPAVARSLSILDRLFAACQPRDFALRLWTGEVSPPDQGIEPRFTIVINREGALRRMFWPPDDLALGEAFIDGEFDIEGDIIAAIGLGDMLLQPERSLTDWLSLARDVLALPGQPPAAIPGRQRARMRGRVHSQERDRAAIQYHYDVGNDFYSLWLDSRLVYSCGYFRTGAESIDEAQEAKLDIICRKLGLRPGERLLDIGCGWGGLVTYAAEKYGVQALGITLSQRQYELGNERIRAAGLADRAWVELRDYRDVTEGPFDKIASVGMFEHVGRARLRQYFENAYRLLKPQGLLLNHGIATQGKPGKASLPSRLLRRKTFSERYIFPDGELVHINEALAFAEEAGFEVRDVESWREHYALTLRHWLSRLEAQAEAACRIAGERTYRTWRLFLAGSAHGFDRATTNVYQTLLVKPAADGTSAMPRTREAWYR
- a CDS encoding FAD-dependent oxidoreductase, whose amino-acid sequence is MPREVVEETFDVIVIGGGLAGVCAAVAAARHGAYTALIQDRPVLGGNSSNEVRVSVTGASAGGRNPFARETGIVDELLIEDRFRSSTPYPVNGEPRPNWDWLLAEWVTREPNLVLFLNTRAVEPVMDPDASTIRSVRCLQTSTEREYLLHAHTFVDASGDGSIAAQAGAEFRYGREGKMDQPRDRRESLAPLRSDEEVLGSSLMFSARDVGHPVKFTPPPWAHDYPKEEDIPYREHSHIAAGYWWIEWGGKQDTIGDNELIRDELLKMVYGIWDHIKNHGSHKADNLELDWVGSVVGKRESRRFLGDYVLSQMDIEERPQFPDAVAYGGWPMDTHPADGLKAREMACIQIYPPGPYAIPLRCLYSKDVPNLFLAGRNISATHLAFASARVMGTCAVEGQAVGTAAWLCAQYECFPRDIATTHIQELQQILLKDGCYIPGVRNRDEGDLLRGATVTETSHYGPLEMTHFDRMLTLDSDRAQMFTVSEPYLERVSVWLESDAKEDVEIRASLYRAEHLTDFSSTDPIAVAVATLPPKRRVWVTFPFEATVEPGGVYWIKLDESRRVTWGLADESIPGALRAERMEFRKLWLPRQGCHTFRLIPKSYPYRGSNVVSGGTRPERGPELWISDPSARLPQSVELELPGRLEVDTVYLTFDTDLDKLVSFGPVPECVRDYTISYLNDKGEWEVIVRETNNHHRLRRHEFPPVYASRLRLTVTATNGAPSARVYEIRAYRERPEEPIEAPEQEEAAETEEQSEPAAEAPGPAVGQAEASDEA
- a CDS encoding PHP domain-containing protein translates to MIRADNSDLHTHTGYSDGRGSLEDNVRAAEAAGLDAVAIADHLFPESHPRFGDRGRLRQRLEEMRQVRSWAGLTVVMAVEATATDVEGTLSASPQDLEGVELSLVDVGSITAGVATSVLPGRARQLASVLRLYERLAGNELVDGLAHPFALGCFGLDITLEDLPETALRELGANLAEHGTAFEINNGFWWWWPQFHPMQVAELYARVVAAVAEGGARFTLGSDAHCNTGVGNLSWAKRVAQLAGLSSDSWAVVQDLVGERR